In Miscanthus floridulus cultivar M001 chromosome 5, ASM1932011v1, whole genome shotgun sequence, one genomic interval encodes:
- the LOC136450379 gene encoding lipid phosphate phosphatase 2-like isoform X1, with product MPAPAPPISLGAPTPYITSHGSKVARLHMYDWIVLVLLAVLDGVLNIIEPFHRFVGSEMMTDLRYPMKDNTVPFWAVPIIGIIGPIIIITAIYFKKRNVYDLHHAILGLLFSVLITAVLTDAIKDGVGRPRPDFFWRCFPDGIPDYNNFTTGAICHGEASVIKEGHKSFPSGHTSWSFAGLGFLSWYLAGKIKVFDRKGHVAKVCIVLSPLLLAALVAVSRVDDYWHHWQDVCTGGLLGLTVASICYLQFFPLPSDEKGLWPHAYFRHIGEPEGDNQVQPTYMSHRSSIHNGSFHSPDAVEMRSTSQALDFMEAGGRVQ from the exons ATGCCAGCACCAGCCCCACCAATTAGTCTGGGAGCTCCAACTCCTTATATAACATCTCATGGATCCAAAGTTGCACGCCTACACATGTATGACTGGATTGTGCTAGTTCTTCTAGCTGTATTGGATGGAGTTCTTAATATAATAGAGCCATTCCATCGCTTTGTCGGATCAGAAATGATGACAGACCTCAGATACCCCATGAAGGACAATACAGTACCATTTTGGGCTGTGCCG ATAATTGGTATTATTGGTCCTATCATTATCATAACAGCGATATACTTTAAGAAGAGAAATGTATATGATCTGCATCATGCCATACTAG GTCTCCTATTTTCAGTGCTTATCACTGCTGTTTTAACTGATGCGATCAAGGATGGTGTTGGGCGACCACGCCCAGATTTCTTCTGGCGTTGCTTCCCTGATGGAATACCT GATTATAACAACTTTACTACAGGCGCCATATGCCATGGCGAGGCGAGTGTTATTAAAGAAGGTCATAAGAGCTTTCCAAGTGGTCATACTTCAT GGTCTTTTGCTGGCCTTGGCTTCCTTTCATGGTATCTGGCTGGTAAAATCAAAGTATTCGATCGTAAAGGGCATGTTGCAAAAGTCTGCATTGTCCTTTCCCCTCTGCTTCTTGCAGCCTTAGTGGCAGTTTCTCGAGTTGATGACTATTGGCATCACTGGCAAGATGTATGTACTGGTGGATTACTTG GGTTGACGGTTGCTTCCATTTGCTACCTGCAGTTTTTTCCACTACCATCTGATGAAAAAG GATTGTGGCCTCACGCATATTTCCGACACATTGGTGAGCCAGAGGGTGACAACCAAGTGCAACCCACGTACATGAGCCATCGCAGCTCGATTCATAACGGTTCCTTTCACAGTCCTGATGCAGTGGAAATGAGGAGCACGAGCCAGGCACTGGATTTCATGGAAGCTGGTGGGAGAGTCCAATGA
- the LOC136450379 gene encoding lipid phosphate phosphatase 2-like isoform X2 — translation MPAPAPPISLGAPTPYITSHGSKVARLHINDDRPQIPHEGQYSTILGCAAIYFKKRNVYDLHHAILGLLFSVLITAVLTDAIKDGVGRPRPDFFWRCFPDGIPDYNNFTTGAICHGEASVIKEGHKSFPSGHTSWSFAGLGFLSWYLAGKIKVFDRKGHVAKVCIVLSPLLLAALVAVSRVDDYWHHWQDVCTGGLLGLTVASICYLQFFPLPSDEKGLWPHAYFRHIGEPEGDNQVQPTYMSHRSSIHNGSFHSPDAVEMRSTSQALDFMEAGGRVQ, via the exons ATGCCAGCACCAGCCCCACCAATTAGTCTGGGAGCTCCAACTCCTTATATAACATCTCATGGATCCAAAGTTGCACGCCTACACAT AAATGATGACAGACCTCAGATACCCCATGAAGGACAATACAGTACCATTTTGGGCTGTGCCG CGATATACTTTAAGAAGAGAAATGTATATGATCTGCATCATGCCATACTAG GTCTCCTATTTTCAGTGCTTATCACTGCTGTTTTAACTGATGCGATCAAGGATGGTGTTGGGCGACCACGCCCAGATTTCTTCTGGCGTTGCTTCCCTGATGGAATACCT GATTATAACAACTTTACTACAGGCGCCATATGCCATGGCGAGGCGAGTGTTATTAAAGAAGGTCATAAGAGCTTTCCAAGTGGTCATACTTCAT GGTCTTTTGCTGGCCTTGGCTTCCTTTCATGGTATCTGGCTGGTAAAATCAAAGTATTCGATCGTAAAGGGCATGTTGCAAAAGTCTGCATTGTCCTTTCCCCTCTGCTTCTTGCAGCCTTAGTGGCAGTTTCTCGAGTTGATGACTATTGGCATCACTGGCAAGATGTATGTACTGGTGGATTACTTG GGTTGACGGTTGCTTCCATTTGCTACCTGCAGTTTTTTCCACTACCATCTGATGAAAAAG GATTGTGGCCTCACGCATATTTCCGACACATTGGTGAGCCAGAGGGTGACAACCAAGTGCAACCCACGTACATGAGCCATCGCAGCTCGATTCATAACGGTTCCTTTCACAGTCCTGATGCAGTGGAAATGAGGAGCACGAGCCAGGCACTGGATTTCATGGAAGCTGGTGGGAGAGTCCAATGA